A window of Cryomorphaceae bacterium genomic DNA:
CAGATAGACCCCGAGCGCGCCCGCGTATCCGATTTTGTTGCGTTGCCGGAGCGCGAGGGCTTTTTCAAGCGACTGAAAGGAACCATGGGAGGCAACGTGAAGGAAAAACACGCCTCCGAAGAATTCAGGGCGAGCTCGCGAAAGAAAGGCGACGCTACAAAACTCCGGGAATAACCGCTTTTCTACCGGACGGATAATCCGGAAACCTTCGTTGATACCAGCGATGATGGGCCATGGCTCGTGGCAGCAGGTTGGCAACCGTCCACACGGCAAAACTCAGCGACGCCAGATTCCATGTGAGCAGGGCGTATCCCGCCCATTCTACCATTTCTCCGAAAAGATTGGGGCACGACACCCACCGAAACAGCCCTCCTTTGGGGATGCGATACGTCTTTTCGCCCGGCTTGCGCAAATTGAGGAGCACGTGGTCGGAGTGCATGTTGATGAGCATCCCCGCAAAAAACAGGATGGTGCCGAACATAAACGGCAGGCTCCACCACCAGTCGGCCGAAAAGTCTGCAAAGTTGCCGAGGTAGTACCCGTTGAAAAAGCCATTGATGAGGTTGAAAAATATGGCCGAGCCCACGATGGCCACCGGCATTCGCTTGGATTTGTCGCGCTGCCGAAAAGGGTACACAAAGCTGCGGTTCAAGTAATGCAGCGCCCACAAACCATACATAAACCACGTGAGCGGAGTTGGACTGAGTGAGCCGGTGAAAAAGAAGTAGGACAAGCTTAGCAATGAGGGCACTTCCATCACACACCAGCCCCAATGATTGGGCATGGTGGGGCCAAAGGTATCGCTTGTGTGTCGCCCGAAAGGAGCCACTACCCGAAACAACACCACCATGGTTAGCAGCGCCACGGCCATCCACACAAGCACCAGAATATTGAAAAGGGCGTGGCTCATGGGGTCA
This region includes:
- a CDS encoding DUF1295 domain-containing protein, producing the protein MSHALFNILVLVWMAVALLTMVVLFRVVAPFGRHTSDTFGPTMPNHWGWCVMEVPSLLSLSYFFFTGSLSPTPLTWFMYGLWALHYLNRSFVYPFRQRDKSKRMPVAIVGSAIFFNLINGFFNGYYLGNFADFSADWWWSLPFMFGTILFFAGMLINMHSDHVLLNLRKPGEKTYRIPKGGLFRWVSCPNLFGEMVEWAGYALLTWNLASLSFAVWTVANLLPRAMAHHRWYQRRFPDYPSGRKAVIPGVL